A window of the Parabacteroides merdae ATCC 43184 genome harbors these coding sequences:
- the rhaT gene encoding L-rhamnose/proton symporter RhaT: MEIIIGLIIIAIGSFGQSSSYVPINKVKDWSWESFWLVQGIFAWLVFPFLGAQLAIPNGSSLLELWSAGGAAGAVIYGILWGIGGLTFGLSMRYLGVALGQSIALGTCAGFGTLFPAVFGGTDLFHGDGLVLLIGVCITLAGIAVIGYAGSLRARNMTEEEKKAAVKDFALTKGLLVALLAGVMSACFNLGLESGAPILEKAKQSGASELFALNPVILLVTIGGFITNASYCLFQNVRNKTGRDYFSVSGGTLLNNVLFCALAGVLWYSQFFGLGMGKSYFAESPVMLAFSWSILMSLNVIFSNVWGIILKEWKGVSRQTIVVLVCGMCLLIFSLLLPNLI; this comes from the coding sequence ATGGAAATAATCATCGGATTGATCATAATCGCAATCGGTAGTTTCGGGCAGAGCAGTTCCTACGTTCCGATCAACAAAGTCAAGGATTGGAGCTGGGAAAGTTTTTGGTTGGTGCAAGGCATTTTTGCCTGGCTCGTCTTCCCATTCTTAGGAGCGCAGCTTGCCATTCCCAATGGGAGCAGCCTCTTGGAACTGTGGAGTGCCGGCGGAGCTGCGGGGGCCGTTATCTACGGAATCTTGTGGGGGATCGGCGGGTTGACCTTCGGGTTGAGCATGCGTTATTTGGGGGTTGCGCTCGGCCAGAGCATCGCGCTTGGAACGTGTGCCGGTTTCGGGACGCTTTTCCCGGCAGTTTTTGGCGGAACGGATTTGTTTCATGGCGATGGCCTGGTCTTGCTGATCGGTGTGTGTATCACGCTTGCCGGTATCGCCGTGATCGGGTATGCCGGAAGTCTTCGCGCCCGTAATATGACCGAGGAGGAAAAGAAAGCGGCTGTAAAGGATTTCGCGTTGACGAAAGGTTTGCTTGTCGCTCTTTTGGCCGGTGTGATGAGTGCCTGCTTCAATCTGGGCCTGGAATCCGGCGCTCCGATCCTTGAGAAGGCGAAACAGTCCGGCGCAAGCGAATTGTTCGCACTGAATCCGGTCATCCTGTTGGTGACGATCGGGGGGTTTATCACGAACGCCTCTTATTGCCTTTTCCAGAATGTAAGGAACAAGACGGGGAGAGATTATTTCTCCGTATCAGGCGGTACTTTGCTGAATAATGTCTTATTTTGTGCGCTGGCAGGTGTTTTGTGGTATTCGCAATTCTTCGGGCTGGGAATGGGAAAGAGCTATTTTGCCGAATCTCCGGTGATGCTGGCCTTTTCATGGAGCATCTTGATGTCGCTGAATGTGATCTTCAGCAATGTGTGGGGCATTATATTGAAAGAGTGGAAAGGGGTGAGCCGGCAGACGATCGTCGTTTTGGTTTGCGGCATGTGTCTCCTGATATTCTCACTTTTGCTGCCTAATTTGATTTAA
- a CDS encoding L-rhamnose isomerase: MTKENIIRQAYEAAVERYAAVGVDAREAMDKLQKISLSMHCWQADDVSGFENQGGSLTGGIQVTGNYPGRARTIDEVRADVLKAASLIAGKHRLNLHEIYGDFQGRKVDRDEVEPAHFESWMQWAKENGMKLDFNSTSFSHPKSGDLTLANPDDAIRNFWIEHTKRCRWISEEMGKYQDDPCIMNLWIHDGSKEVPASRLKYRQILEQSLDEIFATEYKNMKDCIEAKLFGIGLESYTVGSYDFYLGYGAKKNKIVTLDTGHFHLTESIADKVSALLLFTPEIMLHVSRPIRWDSDHVVILSDDLLDLAREIIRCKALDRVHIGLDYFDATINRIGAYVIGCRATQKAFMQALLEPSATLQQYEAEGKYFQRLALQEEMKSLPWTAVWDMFCLQNDVPVGEDYIAEIEKYEAEVTSKR, from the coding sequence ATGACAAAAGAAAACATTATCAGACAAGCGTATGAGGCAGCTGTTGAACGCTATGCAGCTGTCGGTGTGGATGCAAGGGAGGCAATGGACAAATTGCAGAAGATATCTCTTTCGATGCATTGCTGGCAGGCGGACGATGTGAGCGGTTTCGAGAACCAGGGCGGTTCGCTGACGGGCGGAATCCAGGTGACAGGCAACTATCCGGGACGTGCCCGCACGATCGACGAAGTGCGTGCCGATGTCTTGAAAGCGGCTTCTCTGATCGCTGGTAAACATCGCTTGAACCTGCATGAAATATATGGCGATTTCCAGGGCAGGAAGGTCGACCGTGACGAAGTGGAACCTGCTCATTTTGAGAGCTGGATGCAGTGGGCGAAAGAGAACGGGATGAAGCTGGATTTCAACAGCACTTCTTTTTCGCATCCGAAGAGCGGCGACCTGACGTTGGCGAATCCCGACGATGCGATCCGCAATTTCTGGATCGAACATACGAAACGCTGCCGCTGGATCAGCGAGGAGATGGGCAAATACCAGGACGATCCCTGTATTATGAACCTGTGGATTCACGACGGCAGTAAAGAAGTTCCCGCCAGCCGTCTCAAATATCGTCAGATACTGGAACAGTCGCTCGACGAGATTTTTGCAACTGAATATAAGAACATGAAGGATTGTATCGAGGCAAAACTGTTCGGCATCGGTCTGGAAAGTTATACGGTCGGTTCCTATGATTTTTACTTGGGCTACGGTGCGAAGAAGAATAAGATTGTGACGCTCGACACGGGCCATTTCCATCTGACGGAAAGTATCGCCGACAAGGTTTCGGCCCTGCTTCTTTTTACACCGGAGATCATGTTGCACGTGAGCCGTCCGATTCGTTGGGACAGCGACCATGTGGTGATCCTGAGCGACGACTTGCTCGATCTGGCACGCGAAATCATCCGTTGCAAGGCATTGGACCGTGTGCATATCGGCTTGGACTACTTCGATGCGACGATCAACCGTATCGGGGCGTACGTGATCGGTTGCCGTGCAACGCAGAAGGCTTTTATGCAAGCCCTTCTTGAACCATCGGCAACTTTGCAGCAGTACGAAGCCGAAGGCAAATATTTCCAGCGTTTAGCTCTGCAGGAGGAAATGAAGAGCCTTCCGTGGACAGCCGTCTGGGATATGTTCTGCCTGCAAAACGACGTCCCGGTAGGTGAGGATTATATCGCCGAGATAGAAAAATACGAAGCGGAAGTAACAAGTAAACGTTAA